The Balneola sp. MJW-20 genome window below encodes:
- a CDS encoding glycoside hydrolase family 18 protein, whose translation MKKILWFILPLFLIIQCDVINPELSNDSDDSNNNVNTVSEGDIWVTGYVASWNYNVGGHGNWGNTPRQELNWNAFTHAVFFVQTISASTCQPRVPEAWENISPDRLNAFVQDAEANDVPSIMSFGGAGNEAFMDCIESDPERVADGIADFVNTWGFDGADIDAEPVRDHPNYDVFINHLRDRLPDAILTAAVYGGTSSLFARLHEKFDQINIMTYDLSGAWEGWYSWHNSPIYSANGTPTNIPGTGREYPNVEMLVNRFQNAGVPLSKIGFGIDLYGYVWTGVSAPEQDASNATRRWRETSYDNLVEEFPGIAQNPNWDEGAQAAWYGTDNQFVSFDNKRTIDAKFDYAIEKGVGGMIVWEITGSSELADYIDSKIE comes from the coding sequence ATGAAAAAGATCCTATGGTTTATACTTCCACTTTTTTTGATCATTCAATGTGATGTTATCAACCCCGAGTTATCAAATGACTCTGATGATTCGAATAACAATGTAAATACAGTAAGCGAAGGTGATATCTGGGTAACCGGTTATGTTGCCAGCTGGAACTATAATGTCGGAGGACATGGCAACTGGGGAAATACACCCCGTCAGGAACTAAACTGGAATGCCTTTACTCATGCCGTATTTTTTGTGCAGACCATATCTGCAAGTACTTGTCAGCCCCGTGTTCCTGAAGCATGGGAAAATATTTCACCGGATCGCTTAAATGCGTTTGTTCAGGATGCTGAGGCAAATGATGTGCCTTCCATTATGTCTTTTGGCGGAGCAGGAAACGAAGCCTTTATGGACTGTATTGAATCTGATCCCGAAAGAGTGGCTGATGGTATTGCAGACTTTGTCAATACCTGGGGTTTTGACGGTGCAGATATTGATGCTGAACCGGTACGAGATCATCCAAATTATGATGTATTCATTAATCATTTGAGAGATCGTCTTCCGGATGCAATCCTGACTGCTGCTGTTTATGGCGGCACCTCTTCACTGTTTGCGCGTTTACATGAAAAATTTGACCAGATCAACATAATGACCTACGATTTATCAGGCGCATGGGAAGGCTGGTACAGCTGGCATAACTCACCTATATATTCTGCAAATGGTACACCTACTAATATTCCCGGTACAGGAAGAGAGTATCCCAACGTTGAAATGCTTGTTAACCGTTTTCAGAATGCCGGTGTACCTCTTTCGAAAATCGGTTTTGGCATTGATCTATATGGGTATGTTTGGACCGGTGTAAGTGCTCCTGAACAAGACGCTAGCAATGCAACTCGAAGATGGAGAGAAACCAGCTATGATAACTTGGTAGAAGAATTTCCCGGAATTGCACAGAACCCTAACTGGGATGAAGGGGCTCAAGCAGCGTGGTATGGCACTGATAACCAGTTCGTAAGTTTTGATAACAAACGTACGATCGATGCGAAATTTGATTATGCTATAGAGAAAGGTGTTGGCGGCATGATCGTTTGGGAGATCACAGGATCTAGTGAACTTGCTGACTATATAGATTCAAAGATTGAATAA
- a CDS encoding GumC family protein, whose translation MNQIEKAVHDAREIIKRRKRILIIIPILMLLLGITVSYMVTPKYHSSISILVQKEETLNPLILYEMAVNLASDDRLKSFNEIIYSRTTIEMLIDTLQLDVNIANAREKQALIERIQKNIQTSFRASDSFDITYYDSEPRRAQQGVEILANYFINKRLSMENRRNEQTVEFFMSKLNELEEAVSQRRENILELQKRRLEETPNDNTALRIQMQGLDRDLQILQQELVELNRINDNLAEVSSNNMRGGSASSMDIEKLHNLSLLALPYTEDLSEMLREYDEMKQMYTAAHPSMQNLSSQITDLVLRMPPAISSEIAVKEIKIQDLTDQREIVLASIQESAAASRIDEGAESDYSIYSRLYDEMKVKLEQAKVTRDLGRKAADQFIVIDPPFYPEKPTSPNRPLIIIGSLLVGFFLASVTIVAVEVLDSTIRTEEDIIGFDKPIIAFITDGEV comes from the coding sequence ATGAATCAGATCGAAAAAGCGGTACATGATGCGCGGGAGATCATAAAGAGAAGGAAAAGGATTCTCATTATCATACCTATACTGATGTTGTTGCTGGGTATTACGGTTTCGTATATGGTCACGCCTAAATATCATTCTTCTATCTCGATATTGGTGCAAAAAGAGGAAACTCTTAATCCGCTTATTTTATACGAGATGGCAGTGAATCTGGCTTCTGATGACCGGTTGAAATCTTTTAATGAGATTATTTATAGCCGTACCACAATAGAGATGCTCATAGACACTCTTCAGCTGGATGTGAATATTGCCAACGCCCGCGAGAAGCAGGCTTTGATCGAAAGGATACAGAAGAATATTCAGACCAGTTTCAGGGCTTCTGATTCTTTTGATATCACTTACTATGACTCCGAGCCCAGGAGGGCACAGCAGGGAGTAGAAATTCTTGCGAATTACTTCATCAATAAGAGACTTAGTATGGAAAACCGCCGAAACGAGCAAACGGTAGAGTTTTTCATGTCTAAACTTAATGAGTTAGAGGAAGCGGTATCCCAGAGAAGAGAAAATATTCTTGAACTGCAAAAGAGAAGGCTTGAGGAAACTCCTAATGACAACACAGCCCTTAGAATCCAAATGCAGGGTCTGGACCGGGATTTACAGATACTTCAGCAAGAACTAGTCGAGTTAAATCGCATCAATGATAACCTCGCAGAGGTAAGTTCTAATAATATGCGTGGCGGGTCAGCATCTAGTATGGATATCGAAAAACTGCATAACCTGAGTTTACTTGCTCTGCCATATACAGAAGATTTAAGTGAAATGCTCCGGGAGTATGATGAGATGAAGCAGATGTATACTGCAGCTCATCCAAGTATGCAGAACCTTTCTTCCCAGATCACTGACCTGGTGCTTAGAATGCCTCCTGCAATATCTTCTGAAATTGCGGTAAAGGAAATTAAGATACAGGACCTTACAGATCAGAGGGAAATCGTCCTTGCTTCCATTCAGGAATCAGCGGCTGCATCAAGGATCGATGAGGGTGCTGAAAGTGACTACAGTATTTACAGCAGACTGTATGATGAAATGAAGGTCAAACTGGAGCAGGCTAAAGTGACAAGGGATCTGGGCCGCAAAGCAGCGGATCAGTTTATCGTAATAGATCCACCATTTTATCCTGAGAAACCAACTTCACCAAACAGACCACTGATCATAATCGGAAGTCTGCTGGTAGGTTTTTTCCTCGCTTCTGTAACGATTGTTGCAGTAGAGGTACTTGATTCAACTATTCGGACCGAAGAGGATATTATTGGTTTCGATAAACCGATCATTGCATTCATAACCGACGGCGAAGTCTAA
- a CDS encoding helicase-related protein: MSGLSDARIDEPTPLQKNVIPSALEGKNLLVKNDSEDAGAVLIPALQKLMSNGEAKGTKVLILTPSIEKAQKLDEMIWAIGYHAQISSGSLSMKGDRDEQEQILRDGSPIIVANPGRLIELLEKNNLVFDDLELLVIDDAQDMNNFNLVKRVKSILEQIKSEPQTLLFSSDYNGATRELVEAALKEPELIGFDRLHSDARDESDSDKEKEANEKPEDAQHIPSRKKDEKDEEPEQKEASVKGENSASNEEPEPIVKNLEQGYIYVPPRMKISTLLAHLEKTLTDRIVVFAASKRTTDRLFRIIRKKGWGVVSINEGLDEKIYNERFEKFTKGDMKILLVGGISATGLDLNEANQVINYDVPNEVDEYRYRAELVGKGKATSMISLVSKMDKEDIDRIVAEVGYKPAEMPLPEEVKNKKQNKNNNKGSGGNKSRKSSGRNNSNRNKDNDRNRKNDRRKSEKPKRRKEVSQQKKKSSHDLPRPSFEGLSGGREGDGKRPSPSDKSGPFGWIKKLFD; encoded by the coding sequence ATGAGCGGGCTGTCAGACGCACGAATTGACGAACCAACACCTCTCCAGAAAAATGTAATTCCTTCGGCACTTGAGGGCAAAAATTTGCTCGTGAAAAATGATTCCGAAGATGCAGGGGCTGTATTGATCCCCGCTTTACAGAAGCTGATGAGCAATGGAGAGGCTAAAGGAACTAAAGTTTTAATTTTAACTCCGTCTATTGAGAAGGCTCAGAAATTAGACGAAATGATCTGGGCAATTGGCTACCATGCTCAGATAAGCAGCGGCTCTTTATCCATGAAAGGAGACCGTGATGAGCAGGAGCAAATACTTAGAGACGGATCCCCGATAATTGTAGCAAATCCGGGGCGACTTATTGAACTACTCGAGAAGAATAACCTGGTCTTTGATGATCTTGAGCTGCTTGTAATTGATGATGCTCAGGATATGAATAACTTCAACCTGGTTAAACGGGTGAAGAGCATTCTGGAGCAGATCAAGTCTGAACCTCAGACTCTCCTTTTTTCATCTGACTACAATGGAGCAACCAGGGAACTGGTTGAAGCGGCATTAAAGGAACCTGAACTCATAGGATTTGACCGCCTTCATTCTGATGCCAGAGATGAATCTGATTCTGATAAGGAAAAAGAGGCTAATGAAAAGCCAGAAGATGCTCAACATATACCATCCCGGAAGAAAGATGAAAAGGATGAGGAGCCGGAACAGAAAGAAGCTTCGGTGAAAGGTGAGAATTCGGCATCCAATGAAGAACCCGAACCGATCGTAAAAAATCTGGAGCAGGGTTATATCTATGTTCCTCCCAGAATGAAGATCTCAACATTGCTGGCCCACCTGGAGAAAACACTGACTGACAGGATCGTAGTGTTTGCTGCATCCAAAAGAACAACAGATCGTCTGTTTAGGATCATCCGGAAAAAAGGCTGGGGTGTGGTTAGCATCAATGAAGGCCTGGATGAAAAGATCTATAACGAGCGCTTTGAAAAATTCACGAAAGGCGATATGAAGATCCTTCTGGTGGGTGGGATCTCAGCTACCGGACTTGATCTGAATGAGGCTAATCAGGTGATCAACTATGATGTGCCTAATGAAGTAGATGAGTATCGTTACCGAGCCGAACTGGTTGGTAAAGGAAAGGCTACGAGTATGATCTCTCTGGTATCCAAAATGGATAAAGAAGACATTGATCGTATTGTGGCAGAAGTGGGATATAAACCTGCAGAGATGCCGCTACCGGAAGAAGTGAAGAATAAAAAACAGAATAAGAATAATAATAAGGGCTCAGGCGGAAATAAGAGCCGTAAGAGTTCAGGGCGAAATAACAGCAACCGAAATAAGGATAACGACCGCAACCGTAAAAATGACCGAAGGAAGTCGGAAAAACCCAAGAGAAGAAAGGAGGTCAGTCAGCAAAAAAAGAAAAGCAGCCATGATCTTCCAAGGCCATCTTTTGAAGGGCTATCCGGCGGTCGAGAAGGCGATGGTAAACGCCCCAGCCCAAGTGATAAGTCCGGGCCGTTTGGCTGGATCAAAAAGCTATTTGATTAA
- a CDS encoding sigma-54 interaction domain-containing protein, producing MYDKESGGQKSAVGDVCGAQASSRWITQNAEVQEIKRKAVLIAKSKVPILLTGENGTGKEVLARFIHDNSIAEGESKKSKPFIAVNCGAIPTDLLESELFGYEKGAFTGATTTKEGAFELANGGTLFLDEVGELPAMAQVKLLRAVEYQSFRRLGGKKEINVNIRVISATNKVLHDSIKAGDFREDLYYRLNVVELFLPPLRHRKDDIPLLTEYYLNIFSKKYGVPMVHADECCVEIMKKYSWPGNIRELKNAIERCIILSKDGNITKEMLPERITESVTDQDCGKMKSEQDELSDTYIKVEIGTPLEEIEERVIKQTLNSVNNNKSEAANILGFSRKTLHNKLQKYDT from the coding sequence ATGTACGATAAAGAGTCTGGTGGACAGAAGTCTGCCGTTGGTGATGTGTGTGGCGCACAAGCCAGTAGTAGATGGATTACGCAGAATGCGGAAGTTCAGGAAATTAAACGTAAGGCAGTCCTGATTGCAAAGTCCAAAGTTCCTATCCTGTTAACAGGTGAGAACGGAACCGGAAAAGAAGTGCTCGCAAGATTCATCCACGATAATAGTATAGCCGAGGGAGAATCTAAAAAAAGTAAACCATTTATAGCGGTGAATTGCGGAGCTATTCCTACAGATCTGTTGGAGAGTGAGTTGTTCGGTTATGAAAAAGGTGCCTTTACCGGTGCTACTACTACTAAAGAAGGGGCATTTGAACTAGCAAACGGTGGAACCTTATTCCTCGATGAAGTTGGTGAGTTACCTGCTATGGCCCAGGTGAAATTACTACGAGCCGTTGAGTACCAGTCATTCAGACGGTTAGGCGGAAAAAAGGAGATCAACGTAAACATAAGAGTTATTTCTGCTACCAATAAAGTGTTACATGACTCCATTAAGGCAGGAGACTTCAGGGAAGATCTTTATTATCGACTTAATGTAGTAGAATTATTCCTTCCTCCGCTTCGCCATCGTAAAGACGACATACCTCTGCTTACTGAATACTATCTTAACATCTTTTCCAAGAAGTATGGTGTTCCAATGGTACATGCTGATGAATGCTGTGTTGAGATAATGAAGAAATACTCATGGCCAGGAAACATTCGCGAACTCAAGAATGCGATCGAAAGATGCATTATTCTTTCAAAGGATGGTAACATTACAAAGGAAATGTTACCTGAGAGAATTACTGAATCGGTCACAGATCAGGATTGCGGAAAAATGAAGTCTGAGCAGGATGAGCTATCAGATACTTATATAAAAGTTGAGATCGGAACGCCTCTTGAAGAGATTGAAGAAAGAGTCATTAAACAAACTCTTAATTCAGTTAATAATAATAAGTCAGAAGCGGCAAATATTTTGGGGTTTAGCCGCAAAACTCTTCATAACAAGCTTCAAAAATATGATACCTGA
- a CDS encoding polysaccharide biosynthesis/export family protein has protein sequence MGCSATKSAQQNDIENQAVRDIEGRSAYNPDIINPGDEIEILVWQHEDFNTQSSVTSKGTIAMPLLGEITVAGKTKEQVDRDLREKLSQYITGEIRLTISLVSKRENIITVFGAVSRSDNFQLVDEISLFELLSMAGGPASDADLRHVKIYRRDYAPNYSEINLNEYLEKGQLDPSIKVGPGDIVYIPREQNFIREFSGFLRDVVLVFGLFSFGTNR, from the coding sequence ATGGGATGTAGCGCTACAAAAAGCGCTCAGCAAAATGATATTGAAAATCAGGCGGTCAGGGATATTGAAGGGCGTTCTGCATATAACCCTGATATCATTAATCCCGGTGATGAAATTGAAATCCTGGTCTGGCAACATGAAGACTTTAATACCCAGTCCTCAGTTACCAGCAAAGGTACTATTGCAATGCCTTTACTCGGAGAAATCACCGTTGCGGGCAAAACTAAGGAGCAAGTAGACCGTGATCTTAGAGAAAAACTATCTCAATATATTACCGGTGAGATCAGGCTAACTATTTCCCTGGTTAGTAAAAGAGAAAATATCATTACGGTATTCGGGGCGGTTTCCCGGTCCGATAATTTCCAGCTGGTTGATGAGATCTCCTTATTTGAACTGCTTTCGATGGCGGGTGGACCTGCTTCTGATGCTGATCTGAGACATGTGAAAATTTACAGACGTGATTACGCTCCTAACTACTCTGAGATCAACCTGAATGAATATTTAGAAAAAGGGCAACTGGACCCGAGCATTAAAGTTGGACCAGGAGACATCGTTTATATTCCTCGTGAGCAAAATTTTATCCGTGAATTTTCAGGGTTTCTGAGAGATGTCGTACTTGTATTCGGACTATTTAGCTTTGGTACAAACCGATGA
- a CDS encoding sigma 54-interacting transcriptional regulator, which produces MDQHNDFIDDNSVSITIGDIESNLMRDIMDKIEELSKTRSNIVISGEHGTGKRWLANMIHSLEDGNNIDFCHISCDQIQSAGLDYIISSTKENVINSERCNILIDNFSELNVSSQIELLECIIKLQENNQGYNSNTNSCRFIFTVNNTWQQKNYDHYVWTYLTDLLNPISILIPPLREHREDIRPFSRLFLKQIARHHQEQYGESRQLTISNQALHKCISYPWPGNIRQFKNALTHAYFSTKGNVIQPEDLPISLEISSLFDPKLLESTKSWSFLNAEKKLRDQTVNESSLIDFNIKEILFKLISNR; this is translated from the coding sequence ATGGATCAACATAATGACTTCATAGATGATAACTCCGTGAGTATCACCATCGGGGACATTGAGAGTAATCTCATGAGAGACATCATGGATAAGATTGAAGAGCTCTCAAAGACACGTTCGAATATTGTGATTTCCGGTGAACATGGAACCGGGAAAAGATGGTTAGCCAATATGATACATTCTCTCGAAGACGGGAATAATATCGACTTTTGCCATATTTCATGTGACCAAATACAATCCGCTGGTCTCGATTACATTATCAGCAGCACAAAAGAAAATGTTATCAACAGCGAAAGATGCAATATACTGATTGATAACTTCTCAGAGCTTAATGTCAGCTCACAAATCGAACTGCTGGAATGTATAATCAAGCTACAGGAAAATAATCAGGGATATAACAGCAACACGAATAGTTGCAGATTTATCTTTACGGTTAATAATACCTGGCAGCAAAAAAATTACGATCATTATGTGTGGACTTACCTTACTGATCTGCTCAATCCTATTTCGATTCTTATCCCACCGCTGAGAGAGCATCGTGAAGATATTCGTCCATTTTCAAGACTATTTCTAAAACAGATAGCAAGGCATCATCAGGAACAATATGGGGAATCCAGGCAACTAACGATTTCGAATCAGGCTCTCCATAAATGTATCAGCTACCCATGGCCTGGTAATATTCGACAATTCAAGAACGCTTTAACACATGCCTATTTCAGCACAAAAGGCAATGTAATTCAACCCGAGGATCTCCCAATTTCTCTTGAGATATCCTCCCTCTTTGACCCAAAGCTGTTAGAGAGTACAAAGAGCTGGAGTTTTTTAAACGCTGAAAAAAAACTACGAGATCAAACGGTCAATGAAAGCAGTCTGATCGATTTTAACATAAAAGAAATCTTATTCAAACTTATTTCGAACAGGTAA
- a CDS encoding tyrosine-protein kinase family protein, translating to MSEKVKETQLDTVKNALWQPDHTYMPVVIDQNRSEYVDEKVVHQKYYNNFNYSKLPQEYKKLNLTLGVTSARSGEGKTHVAANLATSFAVGYKKSTVLVDLNFRNPSVHKIFDIDPKPGLTEAVKNNEIRLVHSSFDQLYLLPIGDTEIYSLGLKDITAVRNLIYTLEEQFDFVVVDMSPILPITDFPVLFANEVDGLLTVVDVTKTKKSDVNEIFRHVSESQIAGFIFNRMEVVK from the coding sequence ATGTCAGAAAAGGTTAAAGAAACACAATTAGATACTGTTAAAAATGCTCTTTGGCAGCCGGACCATACCTATATGCCGGTTGTTATCGATCAGAACAGGTCGGAGTACGTGGACGAAAAGGTAGTTCACCAGAAGTATTACAATAACTTCAATTATTCCAAGCTCCCACAAGAGTATAAAAAACTTAATCTGACACTGGGAGTCACCAGTGCCAGAAGCGGGGAAGGTAAAACTCACGTAGCAGCAAACCTCGCCACGTCTTTTGCAGTTGGATACAAGAAAAGTACAGTGCTGGTGGACCTTAATTTCAGGAACCCGTCAGTTCATAAGATATTCGACATCGATCCTAAGCCAGGTCTAACTGAGGCTGTTAAGAACAACGAGATACGACTTGTTCACTCATCTTTCGATCAGCTTTATCTTTTACCCATTGGGGATACTGAGATTTATTCTCTGGGGCTGAAGGATATCACTGCGGTACGGAATCTCATTTACACACTGGAAGAGCAATTTGATTTCGTAGTGGTAGATATGTCTCCGATACTTCCGATTACTGACTTTCCGGTATTATTTGCAAACGAAGTAGATGGACTATTAACCGTAGTGGATGTTACAAAAACAAAAAAGTCGGATGTAAATGAGATCTTCCGTCATGTAAGTGAAAGTCAGATAGCAGGATTTATTTTCAATCGTATGGAAGTGGTCAAATGA